The proteins below are encoded in one region of Longimicrobiales bacterium:
- a CDS encoding aminotransferase class I/II-fold pyridoxal phosphate-dependent enzyme: protein MTSSSIRTATRTHSFTESVIREMTRVAREHDSINLAQGFPDFPAPELIKEAACAAIRADVNQYAITWGTSNLRHALAEKYGAFYGMDVDTEREITVTCGATEAMAAVMLATVNPGDEVIVLEPFYENYGPDAVLSQAKPVFLPLEAPEYRLDRAHLESVVTEKTRAIVLNTPNNPTGRVFDREELQAVADVCREHDILAITDEIYEHILYEGEHHVLATFEGMRERTIVISGLSKTFSVTGWRVGTIIAPPDLSVAIRKVHDFLTVGAPAPLQEACAVGIRELGPEYYEGMVEGYRARRSVLVDALREAGFKCAPPQGAYYVLADFSDLSDEDDVVFSKRLASEGGVAPVPGSSFFSQPERGRRFVRFVFCKQIETLQAAGAKLKEFAADL from the coding sequence ATGACGTCGTCCAGCATCCGCACCGCTACGCGCACGCACTCGTTCACAGAGTCCGTGATCCGTGAGATGACGCGAGTGGCGCGCGAGCATGATTCGATCAATCTCGCACAGGGGTTTCCAGATTTTCCCGCTCCGGAGCTCATCAAAGAAGCTGCCTGTGCCGCGATCCGTGCTGATGTGAACCAATACGCCATCACATGGGGCACCTCCAATTTGCGTCACGCCTTGGCGGAGAAATATGGGGCATTCTACGGGATGGATGTCGATACGGAGCGGGAGATTACCGTGACGTGCGGGGCTACCGAGGCCATGGCTGCGGTCATGCTCGCGACGGTAAATCCAGGGGACGAAGTCATCGTGCTGGAGCCCTTCTACGAGAACTACGGTCCGGACGCCGTGCTCAGTCAGGCCAAGCCGGTCTTCCTGCCACTGGAGGCTCCCGAGTACCGCCTCGATCGTGCTCATCTCGAAAGTGTTGTGACCGAAAAGACACGTGCCATAGTGCTGAACACACCGAACAACCCCACCGGGCGTGTCTTCGATCGAGAAGAACTCCAGGCGGTTGCTGATGTCTGCCGAGAGCACGACATACTGGCCATCACTGACGAGATCTATGAGCACATCCTGTACGAGGGAGAACATCACGTGCTCGCCACGTTCGAGGGGATGCGGGAGCGCACCATCGTGATCAGCGGGCTGTCCAAGACCTTCAGTGTCACGGGGTGGCGCGTCGGAACGATCATCGCACCGCCTGACCTGTCGGTCGCAATCCGGAAGGTCCACGACTTCTTGACCGTGGGCGCCCCGGCTCCGTTGCAAGAAGCCTGTGCCGTCGGCATCCGAGAGTTGGGGCCCGAATACTACGAAGGCATGGTCGAAGGATACCGAGCCCGTCGAAGTGTCCTGGTTGACGCACTCCGTGAGGCCGGCTTCAAGTGTGCCCCTCCACAAGGGGCCTACTATGTGCTCGCGGACTTCAGTGACCTCTCCGATGAAGACGATGTCGTCTTCTCGAAACGTCTGGCCAGCGAGGGAGGTGTAGCGCCGGTACCTGGCTCCAGCTTCTTCAGCCAGCCGGAGCGCGGCCGCCGTTTCGTGCGCTTCGTCTTCTGCAAACAGATCGAGACCCTGCAAGCGGCCGGAGCCAAACTGAAAGAGTTTGCTGCCGACCTCTAG
- a CDS encoding ABC transporter permease, producing the protein MKSPLRIGFALRMAWRESRHSFRRVGVYMVSITLGVGALVAIHSFRDDVSRSVQEEADVLMGANARLASGRVYPDSVARLLDSLRAEGVETSRVTTASSMVLAPSSNTVRLLQVRAVEGGYPFYGTVTTRPEGRWTGSLSPEEILVDPAVLTQLDVVVGDTLVVGRARLAISATVEDLPTSLGFQTAIGPRVYISQEALTRAELLGFGSLAEYETYLRMPDREARETFRTRYEEVLEATKVRFFLAEEQAQSLSNGIRFLGRFLALVGLAALLLGGIGVASAIHVFARDKRTEAAVLRCIGVGQWTAFIAYLIQASALGLLGAFGGVVVGVAVQQVLPFVLGDVLPVDVTTRFSFTSAAAGLGIGVWVAFIFAVIPLLQIRNVPPLQAIRQDFEPERNRLDPFTLAAYGFLAASVVALCVLEAPEPALGLGFAGALTAVVGLLTGVGWVMMRATRRFFPRRASYPVRQGVSNLFRPQNQTIAVTLALGFGAFVIGTVVEVEGNLRKDLTLSFGGGQPNLLFFDIQKDQVEGIVNLLPEDARAGADVAPLVSARIVGINGQTNDELRADSVREDRPDAWALRRQYRNTYRERLGRAEELISGRWWDGTPGSEDGTRVDAGDLTRVSLESEVAEGLKVGLGDTIQWEVSGVPISAVVTSIRTVDWGQMEPNFYAIFEPGGLEDAPQTAIMVARLPDPEARASVQRDLVTAFPNVSALDFSRVQEAIDSVLSKVRQAVAFLGLFSAIAGMVVLVGALASSRAQRLREGALLKTLGASKRQVLTVLFSEYLALGTLATASGLLLAAVSAAIVMPLVFEIDYSPRFVALSGIWLAVTGLTVVVGLLGSRNLLGRPPLAVLRDAPE; encoded by the coding sequence TTGAAGAGCCCACTTCGGATCGGCTTCGCGTTACGCATGGCGTGGAGGGAAAGCCGCCACAGCTTTCGCCGCGTCGGGGTATACATGGTCTCGATCACACTGGGAGTTGGGGCGCTCGTAGCCATTCACTCCTTCCGCGACGATGTGTCCAGATCCGTCCAGGAAGAGGCGGATGTACTCATGGGCGCCAACGCTCGGCTCGCCTCAGGGAGAGTGTACCCGGACTCGGTAGCTCGACTCCTGGACTCCCTTCGTGCGGAAGGCGTCGAGACGTCCAGGGTCACCACAGCCAGTTCAATGGTTCTCGCGCCATCCTCGAACACCGTGCGTCTTCTGCAAGTACGAGCTGTCGAGGGTGGGTACCCCTTCTATGGGACGGTAACCACGCGCCCGGAGGGCCGATGGACGGGGTCGCTCTCACCCGAAGAAATTCTGGTGGACCCGGCCGTGCTCACCCAGTTGGACGTCGTGGTCGGCGACACGCTGGTCGTGGGACGCGCCCGCCTCGCGATCAGTGCCACGGTGGAAGATCTGCCCACGAGTTTGGGATTCCAGACCGCCATTGGCCCGCGTGTCTATATCTCCCAAGAGGCACTGACCCGCGCCGAACTCTTGGGCTTCGGAAGCTTGGCAGAGTATGAGACCTACTTGCGCATGCCGGACCGCGAGGCTCGTGAGACTTTTCGAACGCGTTACGAGGAGGTATTAGAGGCGACCAAGGTCCGCTTCTTCTTGGCTGAGGAACAAGCACAGTCACTATCGAACGGGATTCGCTTCTTGGGCCGCTTTTTAGCCCTCGTCGGGCTCGCAGCTTTGTTGCTTGGCGGAATCGGCGTAGCGAGTGCGATCCACGTCTTTGCTCGGGACAAACGGACCGAGGCGGCGGTGCTGCGTTGCATTGGGGTCGGGCAATGGACCGCCTTCATCGCTTATTTGATCCAGGCTTCCGCCTTGGGCCTGCTCGGGGCTTTCGGGGGCGTAGTGGTGGGGGTCGCCGTACAGCAGGTACTCCCGTTCGTCCTCGGTGATGTCCTGCCCGTCGATGTGACCACGCGCTTCTCGTTCACATCCGCTGCTGCCGGGCTGGGAATCGGCGTGTGGGTGGCCTTCATCTTCGCCGTCATCCCGCTGCTCCAGATCAGGAACGTCCCGCCGCTCCAGGCGATCCGACAAGATTTCGAGCCGGAGCGGAATCGTCTGGACCCCTTCACACTCGCGGCCTACGGCTTCCTGGCTGCCAGCGTTGTGGCGTTGTGCGTTCTGGAGGCACCCGAGCCCGCGCTCGGTCTCGGATTCGCGGGGGCCCTCACGGCGGTCGTCGGACTCCTCACTGGAGTCGGATGGGTCATGATGCGAGCCACTCGGCGCTTCTTCCCACGCCGGGCGTCGTACCCCGTGCGCCAGGGCGTCTCCAATCTATTCCGGCCCCAGAATCAAACGATCGCCGTTACCCTCGCGCTCGGCTTCGGAGCATTCGTGATTGGGACCGTGGTCGAAGTGGAGGGGAATCTGCGTAAAGACCTCACCCTGTCTTTCGGAGGGGGACAACCGAACCTGCTCTTCTTCGATATCCAGAAGGACCAGGTCGAGGGTATCGTGAACCTTTTGCCGGAAGATGCTCGCGCGGGAGCCGACGTGGCCCCTCTGGTGTCCGCCAGAATCGTGGGCATCAACGGGCAGACGAATGACGAGTTACGTGCGGATTCAGTCCGTGAGGATCGGCCGGACGCTTGGGCTCTGCGCAGACAGTATCGGAACACGTATCGAGAGCGACTCGGACGAGCAGAGGAGTTGATCTCCGGGCGCTGGTGGGACGGCACGCCCGGAAGTGAAGACGGCACACGTGTGGACGCGGGAGATCTCACGCGTGTGTCGCTCGAGTCCGAAGTGGCCGAAGGTCTCAAGGTTGGACTTGGAGACACCATTCAGTGGGAGGTGTCCGGCGTCCCGATCTCCGCCGTGGTCACGAGCATCCGCACCGTCGATTGGGGCCAGATGGAGCCGAACTTCTATGCCATCTTCGAGCCCGGTGGGCTGGAAGACGCACCACAAACGGCGATCATGGTGGCGCGCCTCCCCGACCCAGAGGCACGAGCCTCGGTGCAGCGAGACCTAGTGACGGCCTTTCCAAATGTGTCGGCTCTCGACTTCTCGAGAGTTCAGGAAGCCATCGACTCGGTTCTGTCCAAGGTTCGGCAGGCCGTAGCGTTCCTTGGTCTCTTCTCCGCCATCGCCGGTATGGTCGTGCTCGTGGGGGCGTTGGCCTCGTCACGGGCGCAACGCCTTCGAGAGGGGGCGCTGCTCAAGACACTAGGTGCGAGCAAACGCCAAGTGCTGACGGTGCTCTTCTCCGAGTATCTCGCGTTGGGGACCCTGGCGACGGCGAGCGGGCTGCTTCTCGCCGCTGTGAGTGCCGCGATTGTGATGCCGCTCGTCTTCGAGATCGATTACAGCCCTCGATTCGTCGCACTGAGCGGAATTTGGCTCGCGGTGACGGGGCTCACTGTGGTGGTAGGGCTGCTCGGATCACGAAACCTACTGGGCAGGCCACCACTCGCGGTGCTCCGTGACGCGCCCGAATAG
- a CDS encoding ABC transporter ATP-binding protein, with the protein MMIVAEGLEKTYTSGGRPLKVLDAVDLSVEDESFLAVVGPSGSGKTTLLGLLAGLDEPSGGSVVLNGQDIFTLTEDGRSEFRAQNIGFVFQTFHLLPTLTAIENVLVPLELRGLTAGARADAETLLERVGLGGRLDHYPAQLSGGEQQRVALARAFANRPKILFADEPTGNLDSETGAGIVEILEELNQDSRTTLVMVTHDLILAERAHRVVSLSGGRVVADRPGTNAGSRPSAS; encoded by the coding sequence ATGATGATCGTGGCGGAGGGGCTGGAGAAAACCTACACCAGTGGGGGTCGCCCTCTGAAGGTACTGGACGCGGTTGATCTCTCTGTGGAAGACGAGTCCTTCCTCGCCGTCGTGGGGCCATCCGGAAGCGGCAAGACGACGTTGTTGGGCCTACTGGCCGGGCTGGACGAACCGTCCGGCGGATCCGTGGTGCTGAATGGTCAAGATATCTTCACCCTCACGGAGGACGGACGTTCCGAATTTCGAGCCCAGAACATCGGATTCGTCTTTCAGACCTTCCATCTGCTGCCGACGCTGACAGCCATCGAAAACGTCCTAGTTCCGTTGGAACTGCGCGGACTCACGGCCGGAGCGCGGGCAGACGCGGAGACGCTCTTGGAACGGGTCGGACTTGGGGGCCGCTTGGATCACTACCCGGCACAACTGTCGGGTGGTGAGCAGCAGCGGGTGGCGCTGGCTCGTGCATTTGCGAATCGGCCGAAGATTCTGTTCGCTGATGAACCCACCGGGAATCTCGACAGCGAAACGGGGGCGGGGATCGTCGAGATTTTGGAGGAATTGAACCAAGACTCCCGCACGACACTCGTTATGGTGACGCATGACCTCATCCTGGCGGAACGAGCGCACCGAGTGGTGTCCTTGTCCGGGGGGCGCGTCGTCGCGGATCGGCCCGGCACGAACGCTGGCTCTCGACCCAGCGCCTCTTGA
- a CDS encoding arylesterase has translation MTRFLFASVAVVLVACSAEEAPAPVVPSEEATSPVVPTVEADDDGRPRVVFLGTSLTAGLGLASEEDSYVAQIAALADSAGTPIHAINAGVSGETSAGGLRRLDWVLREPLDVLVLELGANDGLRGHDPLTLEANLREIVERTRTRYPGTPVVIAGMQAPPNFGFMYTTRFAAVFPLVAEETSSALVPFLLDSVAGIPELNQADQIHPTVEGHGIMARNVWRVLSNIIDTLGAPGA, from the coding sequence ATGACCCGATTCCTTTTCGCATCTGTTGCAGTTGTACTTGTCGCCTGCTCCGCCGAGGAGGCGCCTGCACCCGTTGTACCGAGTGAGGAAGCTACCTCGCCGGTTGTCCCAACCGTTGAGGCAGACGACGACGGGCGTCCGCGGGTGGTGTTTTTGGGCACGAGTCTCACTGCCGGGTTAGGCCTCGCGAGCGAGGAGGATAGTTATGTGGCGCAGATCGCAGCACTGGCGGACTCTGCTGGCACTCCCATACACGCCATCAATGCCGGTGTGTCGGGTGAAACCAGTGCCGGAGGACTACGCCGCCTGGATTGGGTACTCCGAGAGCCTCTGGACGTTCTCGTGCTGGAGTTAGGCGCGAACGATGGCCTGCGCGGTCACGATCCGCTCACGCTCGAAGCCAATCTGCGCGAGATCGTTGAGCGGACGCGTACCCGATACCCGGGGACACCCGTCGTGATCGCCGGAATGCAGGCTCCGCCCAACTTTGGGTTCATGTACACGACTCGCTTCGCGGCGGTCTTCCCGTTGGTGGCAGAAGAGACATCTTCCGCGCTCGTTCCATTCCTTCTGGACAGCGTTGCAGGGATCCCTGAATTGAACCAGGCCGACCAGATCCACCCTACGGTTGAAGGCCATGGCATCATGGCCCGTAACGTTTGGCGGGTGCTCAGCAACATCATCGACACGCTAGGAGCGCCAGGTGCATAG
- a CDS encoding SRPBCC family protein: protein MHRTPFSLGTIILGGGALFLIFLILVGVALPASWEAEATLVAEASPEELFQHLDSPEGWRGWTFWPDSGVVRSGPETGSGATLSWDDEELGSGSFTIAESDAPRSVRYQVQVGRSMRTEGTIELTPNGTTTRIAWHESGDLGRNPLMGYWAFFMNKAQTRELTKGLGKLAALGAETTVLDSERNEAPVDSGSTGASR, encoded by the coding sequence GTGCATAGGACGCCGTTCAGTTTGGGGACCATCATCCTTGGGGGTGGCGCCCTCTTCCTGATTTTTCTGATCCTGGTGGGTGTGGCTCTTCCTGCGAGTTGGGAAGCCGAAGCGACCCTCGTCGCGGAGGCGTCACCCGAGGAACTCTTCCAGCATTTGGATTCCCCAGAAGGATGGCGGGGCTGGACGTTTTGGCCGGACAGCGGCGTCGTTCGTTCGGGGCCAGAAACGGGAAGCGGAGCCACGCTCTCTTGGGACGACGAAGAGCTCGGATCGGGGTCCTTCACCATCGCCGAGTCAGACGCTCCGCGGTCGGTCCGGTATCAGGTGCAGGTCGGGCGGAGCATGCGGACGGAGGGCACTATAGAGCTGACCCCCAACGGAACCACCACGAGGATCGCATGGCATGAGTCCGGTGACCTGGGGAGGAATCCACTCATGGGTTATTGGGCCTTCTTCATGAACAAGGCCCAGACCCGCGAGTTGACCAAGGGACTGGGGAAGCTCGCCGCCCTTGGGGCCGAGACGACGGTGCTTGATTCAGAGCGAAACGAAGCGCCCGTCGACTCTGGGTCGACGGGCGCGTCTCGCTAG
- the rho gene encoding transcription termination factor Rho encodes MPDTPEELEAQSRPLGLLEVLGSGSGFVRRRDSGYTPSNDDIYVGSRMIQKYGLRTGDELVGIVGTPRSGKSPPLAHIQRINDRPPEDAMRRPDFQRLSAMHPDEQLVLECDRTVMGQPDYTNRVIDLLCPLGKGQRAMIVAPAKAGKTTVLQAVAEGVVKNHPECHLMILLVDERPEEVTEMEQCGFGEVIASTFDQQADRHVQVAEITLERARRRVEQGEDVVIILDSITRMARAYNTAHSGSGRTLSGGLDTNALEKPKRFLGSARKIDPAQGGGSLTIIATALVDTGSRMDQVIFEEFKGTGNSELVLSREIADRRVYPAIDIAGSSTRKEELLLDEDALWLSHAMRRQLGGQGPTDAMTELLGAMKKTESNRALINWARNQ; translated from the coding sequence TTGCCAGACACTCCTGAAGAGCTCGAAGCGCAATCCAGGCCACTAGGCCTATTGGAAGTGCTCGGTAGCGGATCCGGATTCGTCCGGCGCCGTGACTCAGGCTACACGCCCAGCAACGACGACATCTACGTCGGCTCCAGGATGATCCAGAAGTATGGGCTCCGGACCGGTGACGAACTCGTCGGAATCGTGGGTACACCCCGCAGTGGCAAGAGTCCGCCGCTCGCACATATCCAACGGATCAACGACCGACCGCCCGAAGACGCGATGCGGCGGCCGGACTTCCAGCGCCTGAGCGCCATGCACCCTGACGAGCAGCTCGTCTTGGAGTGCGACCGCACAGTGATGGGTCAGCCCGACTACACGAATCGTGTGATCGATCTGCTGTGTCCGCTTGGCAAGGGACAGCGGGCGATGATCGTGGCTCCGGCGAAAGCCGGTAAGACCACGGTTCTCCAGGCAGTCGCCGAGGGCGTGGTAAAGAACCATCCCGAATGCCACCTCATGATCCTCCTCGTGGACGAGCGTCCTGAGGAAGTGACCGAGATGGAGCAGTGCGGGTTCGGTGAGGTCATCGCGTCAACGTTCGACCAGCAAGCAGACCGCCACGTACAGGTCGCTGAGATCACGCTCGAGCGAGCCAGACGGCGGGTGGAGCAGGGTGAGGATGTGGTCATCATCCTCGATTCCATCACACGCATGGCACGCGCCTACAACACGGCCCACAGCGGTAGTGGGCGCACGCTGTCTGGTGGCCTGGACACGAACGCACTCGAGAAGCCGAAACGCTTCTTGGGGTCGGCGCGGAAGATCGATCCGGCGCAGGGCGGTGGTTCTTTGACGATTATCGCGACTGCGCTCGTCGACACGGGATCGCGTATGGACCAGGTGATCTTCGAGGAGTTCAAGGGGACCGGTAACAGTGAGCTGGTTCTGTCACGTGAGATCGCCGACCGGCGGGTTTATCCCGCGATCGACATCGCGGGTTCTTCGACCCGGAAGGAAGAGCTTCTGCTGGACGAAGACGCGCTGTGGCTGTCACACGCCATGCGTCGTCAGCTCGGTGGTCAGGGCCCGACGGATGCGATGACGGAGCTATTAGGTGCGATGAAGAAGACCGAATCGAACCGCGCGCTCATCAATTGGGCGCGGAACCAGTAG